The following coding sequences lie in one Sporocytophaga myxococcoides DSM 11118 genomic window:
- a CDS encoding DUF1800 family protein, with protein MKNTLSRRSFLTIDKDQDPLLKNISPHARKSNDGIVNARSQGDNCTTTTSGVSPYTGTFGRAELIHLLKRTMYGVKKSDLDYFTGKPLTEVVNELTGSMPTAIPHYPLREYDSTVGKNGDGSVDWGGVALGKEWGRPENILSGSGGQLGISDPTADNFWRDRSLQKWNIGIALNQGRSVYEKLVLFWLNHFAMNSITLNYSQRSFLYTKLIRENVNSDLRDLVKGITKDPAYLMYLNGQDNTVNYPDENFAREIQELFCIGKEVPFDKRYTEDDVKIFARCLTGHKGIIFRQGVTYNFLGADYGFQPSDHDYGLNNNPAKPAKKLSAFYSNKTITDSTRNSATAGDSELNQLVDIMFDDTDKSIATLTGTEFQGWSRADIVADFIVKKLYRWFVFSYIDDNIKANVIKPLANLYKQNNFKILPVVKTLLSSQHFFDMRHRGAMIKTPFDVVIGLLRTTNGESLVNATDVKQRYNHFNALHQQSLGMAMGAIESPNVAGWSPYYQMPQFHELWINSDTLPKRQDFAKRYCGNGGGGTWSFDAFQPTLNQIEFCKTLTDPSDPNALINELSELFLGIPLTSNQKSTIKMQTLLTGQTTDNYWTQAWNAAAASGATTQQKNVVTTRLKSLFDVLVRLEEFQLT; from the coding sequence ATGAAAAACACATTGTCGAGAAGGTCTTTTTTAACCATTGACAAAGATCAGGACCCCCTTTTAAAAAACATCAGCCCCCATGCCAGAAAGAGTAATGATGGCATTGTGAATGCCCGATCACAAGGCGACAATTGCACTACCACCACTTCGGGTGTTAGTCCATATACCGGCACATTTGGAAGAGCAGAGCTCATTCATCTGCTTAAGCGCACTATGTATGGGGTAAAAAAATCTGATTTGGATTACTTCACCGGAAAGCCTTTAACAGAGGTGGTAAATGAGTTGACAGGCAGCATGCCTACTGCAATTCCCCACTATCCTTTGCGGGAATACGATTCTACTGTAGGCAAAAATGGTGATGGTTCTGTAGATTGGGGTGGTGTAGCTCTTGGAAAAGAATGGGGCCGGCCCGAAAACATACTCTCCGGAAGTGGCGGCCAGCTAGGGATTTCAGATCCTACTGCCGATAATTTCTGGAGAGACAGATCTCTTCAGAAATGGAACATAGGTATTGCATTGAATCAGGGACGAAGTGTCTATGAAAAACTCGTCCTCTTCTGGCTCAACCATTTTGCCATGAATTCCATTACGCTTAATTACTCCCAACGATCTTTTCTTTACACAAAGCTTATCAGGGAAAATGTCAATTCTGACTTAAGGGACCTTGTAAAAGGAATCACCAAAGACCCTGCATACCTGATGTATCTTAACGGTCAGGACAATACTGTCAATTATCCGGACGAAAACTTTGCCCGGGAAATTCAGGAACTTTTTTGCATAGGTAAAGAAGTACCATTCGACAAAAGGTATACTGAAGATGATGTAAAGATTTTTGCTCGTTGCCTTACAGGTCACAAAGGCATTATCTTCAGACAAGGTGTCACTTATAACTTTTTGGGTGCTGATTATGGATTTCAGCCCTCCGATCATGACTATGGATTAAATAACAATCCTGCAAAGCCCGCAAAAAAACTATCTGCGTTCTACAGTAACAAAACAATAACTGACAGTACCCGGAATTCTGCCACTGCCGGTGACAGCGAATTAAACCAACTGGTAGATATCATGTTCGATGATACCGACAAAAGCATTGCTACCCTAACAGGTACTGAATTCCAGGGTTGGTCCAGAGCTGATATTGTTGCCGACTTTATTGTAAAGAAATTATACAGATGGTTTGTATTCTCATATATAGATGACAATATAAAAGCCAATGTAATTAAGCCTCTGGCTAACCTTTACAAGCAGAACAACTTTAAAATACTACCGGTAGTAAAAACACTCCTCTCAAGCCAACATTTCTTTGATATGCGACATAGAGGAGCTATGATAAAAACACCTTTTGATGTAGTCATAGGTTTACTGAGAACAACCAACGGAGAATCACTTGTTAATGCAACTGATGTAAAACAACGCTATAATCACTTTAATGCATTGCATCAGCAATCATTAGGCATGGCAATGGGTGCGATAGAATCTCCAAATGTTGCAGGATGGTCTCCATATTATCAAATGCCTCAGTTCCATGAACTCTGGATTAACTCTGATACATTACCAAAACGCCAGGACTTTGCCAAACGCTATTGTGGTAATGGAGGTGGAGGCACATGGTCTTTTGATGCATTTCAACCTACACTGAACCAAATAGAATTTTGTAAAACACTGACAGACCCCTCCGATCCAAATGCTCTCATAAATGAGTTGAGTGAATTGTTTTTAGGAATTCCTCTTACTTCCAATCAGAAAAGCACAATCAAGATGCAAACGCTGCTCACCGGACAGACTACTGATAACTATTGGACTCAAGCCTGGAATGCTGCAGCTGCTTCCGGTGCTACTACCCAACAGAAAAATGTAGTCACCACAAGACTAAAATCTTTATTTGACGTGCTTGTGAGGCTGGAAGAATTTCAATTAACCTAA
- a CDS encoding DUF1501 domain-containing protein: MNRRKFINNGIKACAATMFLEQIMRSQSLYAQSSFLNAISGSCTDNILVVVQLFGGNDGLNTFIPLDQYSTLQGVRSNVMIAENNLRFATAVNNGMATLGSRKTTTSKYADLAFHPAMEGLYDLFEAGKMSVVMGCSYDNPDFSHFRATDIWMMGADSNEFLSSGWIGRELESVYGGYGFPDPSELLKNGYQDPLCINMGSVSPLALNDLTGVAAGVSVTSITNDYPLLGGYGDLAPQTCAGDELTYLRKVSVDTDKYNARIVSAASKAPDSSFPKSLLYGNDRLSTDLRNVARLIKGGLQTRVYTVYQGGFDTHTGQVGGNTYDGTHAGLLNSVSRAISGFQQDVEKMGIADKVIGIVFTEFGRTVRSNGGKGTDHGRSTPIWLFGSSLKGGRYGSNPVLLNPDTNKVETQVPIQFDYRSVYYSVLKDWFCLTNSQLEAVFGGATKTAKYASQYHDLFRTGTVTSNTDPSNIERIDKLHDVFPNPIEQSGTISFNTTGGSITLEVIDTKGNKVRSLMDKEISQGYHEMSFEKQDLKPGVYLVRMRKDNYQSTKKLVIY, from the coding sequence ATGAACCGTAGAAAATTTATAAATAACGGAATAAAGGCTTGTGCTGCAACAATGTTTTTAGAACAAATCATGAGGAGCCAAAGTCTTTACGCTCAAAGTTCTTTTCTTAATGCTATCTCAGGCTCCTGCACTGACAACATTTTGGTTGTTGTGCAACTATTTGGAGGAAATGACGGCTTGAATACATTTATACCATTAGATCAGTACTCAACTTTACAAGGAGTAAGATCAAATGTAATGATTGCAGAAAACAATCTTAGATTTGCTACTGCTGTCAATAACGGTATGGCAACTCTTGGGAGTCGTAAAACCACAACGAGTAAATATGCAGACCTTGCATTTCATCCTGCTATGGAAGGGTTATATGATTTGTTTGAAGCGGGGAAAATGTCAGTAGTAATGGGATGCAGCTATGACAATCCTGACTTTTCACACTTTAGAGCTACAGATATATGGATGATGGGAGCAGACTCTAATGAGTTTCTATCATCAGGATGGATTGGAAGGGAATTGGAAAGTGTATATGGTGGCTATGGATTCCCGGATCCATCAGAACTACTTAAAAACGGATATCAAGATCCTCTATGTATCAACATGGGTTCAGTATCTCCACTTGCTCTGAATGACCTGACTGGTGTAGCTGCCGGAGTATCAGTTACGTCAATCACAAATGATTATCCCCTTTTAGGTGGATATGGTGATCTAGCCCCTCAAACTTGCGCAGGAGACGAGTTAACTTATTTAAGAAAGGTTTCAGTAGATACAGATAAATATAATGCACGAATTGTAAGCGCAGCCAGTAAAGCACCAGACAGCTCATTCCCTAAATCTCTGTTGTACGGAAATGACCGTTTGTCCACTGATTTAAGAAACGTAGCCAGGTTGATCAAAGGAGGACTACAAACACGAGTGTATACAGTTTACCAGGGAGGGTTTGATACACATACAGGTCAGGTCGGAGGCAACACATATGATGGTACACATGCAGGTTTGTTAAATAGCGTATCCAGAGCAATATCGGGTTTTCAACAAGATGTAGAAAAAATGGGTATCGCAGATAAAGTAATAGGGATAGTTTTTACTGAATTCGGAAGAACCGTAAGATCAAATGGCGGCAAGGGAACTGACCATGGGCGTTCCACTCCTATCTGGTTGTTTGGTTCCTCGTTAAAAGGTGGACGTTATGGTTCTAACCCTGTATTGTTAAATCCAGACACCAATAAAGTTGAAACACAAGTACCTATTCAATTTGACTACAGAAGTGTATATTATTCAGTATTGAAAGACTGGTTCTGCCTTACAAATTCGCAGCTGGAAGCTGTATTTGGGGGAGCTACTAAGACGGCCAAATATGCAAGTCAATACCATGACTTGTTCCGCACTGGTACAGTAACTTCTAATACTGATCCGTCCAATATAGAACGAATAGATAAGCTACATGATGTATTCCCGAACCCTATTGAGCAATCAGGTACCATTTCATTCAATACTACAGGTGGATCAATAACATTAGAGGTGATTGATACTAAAGGCAATAAGGTCAGATCATTGATGGATAAAGAAATAAGTCAGGGTTATCACGAAATGTCTTTTGAAAAGCAGGATTTGAAGCCAGGAGTATACTTGGTGAGAATGCGTAAAGATAATTATCAGTCAACCAAAAAATTAGTGATATATTAA
- a CDS encoding OmpA family protein — translation MHLKRQIKHILFSLLLLFMYSHGYGQTDENSSGVRITQSTLTKVKLVYLKNNLCNGDNKGAIDINVTGGIPPYSYKWSNGATTQDITGLKAGTYKLYVADSYKCKDSIIVEVSEPSKLSVETDSVAHILCFGFKKGLVEISVKGGVEPYKYSWSNGATTQDIHEVPAGTYSVLVSDANNCQEILSVNVEQKPLIVRSIDDVSNIKCSGDSTGKVDISVSGGVPPYRYLWNNGSTKEDLHNVPAGKYYVVVTDANNCQEASTTNVKEPEKLTLKIDELKHIKCNGDKGGAINVSVHGGVGPFKYKWSNGATTQDITGITAGSYTLNIIDFNGCKTTISATINQPPLLSAALGELKNVSFFGGKDGSINIKVDGGVPPYSYKWTNGATTKDVSGLQAGSYSVIVSDATGCGKTVIVNITQPQLLSLKLDNLKDVKCNGNKEGEIQIAVNGGVAPYKFRWNNGATTQNLSGVGAGNYSVEVIDANGITKSLSFVINQPEPFTSKVEAVENILCNGDYKGSVNISVGGGVKPYTYKWSNGTITEDLVNIPAGNYSAEIKDANGCLTSVSTTITESPAIALQVGEVKNILCHGNKSGAINVSVNGGIAPYTYSWSNGSTTKDLANIGSGDYSLKVTDSKGCFKTVKASIAQPTPLTVDKQSLKDVSCNGGNNGAVNIAVAGGVLPYTYKWSNGTTSKDLSNAVAGSYTVNVSDANGCTNSLSATITQPTKVVSTLEAVTNINCNGDSKGAVNISVSGGVLPYSYKWNNGATTQDLVGVKAGSYSVSIADAHGCKDTLSAKINQNSLMEVSVESSKDIKCFGESKGAVNITVKGGVTPYTYIWNNGAVTQNILDVPAGLYSVTVTDAVGCKKVTSSKISEPVLFQANLDGVTDVKCHGDSTGAIQVSAKGGVTPYSYRWSNGATSEDISKLKAGSYSLKVSDANGCTENISANISQPTTLITSIESITNVECNGENTGIVNISVKGGTSPYSYAWSNSAKTEDLTNVSAGNYSVKVSDANGCLKSLTANITAPPALIVTLEAAKHINCYGEKKGAISVSVKGGVGPYSYTWSNGATTEDIMDVPAGNYTVRVSDAKGCITTLNQEINQPAMLTASVDAVKNIPCYGDTTGSINISVKGGSLPYNFKWSNGATTEDLKGLSAGSYTVTITDAKGCIETLSAKVSSPAVLTQSLESVKHVQCNGEKSGIVNITVVGGTGPYVYKWSNGATTQDLTEVGAGSYSVTLSDANGCLGKTISATVNQPTSLVAKVESVKNIIRYGENTGAIAVSVSGGVAPYKFSWSNGTFAQNLAAAPAGNYTCLITDANGCLKSVSAVIEEPSSLVATIESVSNIRCAGEVSGAINIAVTGGNPPYSYTWSNGSSTEDLTNIPVGAYSVLIKDANGSTQTLKANITQPSTLKLKVAEVKNLSCFDNNSGSITTTITGGVPPYNFVWDNGARTQDLSGIAAGTYSISITDKNGCINSEKVTVKQPSVLTAKIVDVKNLSCFGDNKGALDLSVEGGVAPYSYSWSNGAKGQDITGLSKGNYSVKIIDANGCTETVAESISEPELLTASIASVKSNMCAGEKSGSINLSVSGGTAPYKFKWNSGDSLQNLQNLKSGKYNLAISDAKGCTAKAEATIEEPKLLSATLDNLKDIKCFGESSGEINVTVAGGVEPYSYNWSNGATTQDISGIEAGDYNLTVTDKNGCTNNSIKVNVKQPSLLSVKLDSVSNISCQGSRQGSINISVTGGTQPYVYNWSNGSIVKNISGLSAGNYTVKIKDHNGCMETLTADISEPAELVTAIESVRHMKCNGLSEGEVIVSVRGGVAPYKFKWSNGETSQNIQNVLSGDYSVTITDALGCSKTLKTTIEQPAMLVKSLDAIMNLKCNADTSGEIHVSVSGGVPPYSYQWNNGATSQDLIRVPAGDYSLTITEGNGCISTITAGVTEPPLFVTKIAKVTDILCYGEKKGSITLDVEGGVPPYKYQWSNATNGRDLFDLPAESYSALISDANGCLNSVSVDITQPNPLSLKIDSLWTVKCCGDSSGAIFISVNGGVGPYSYQWSNGKTTEDVIGLKMGQYSVTVTDVNGCSVSTPKEGMTLYDQIMSQGKFVTRNILFDVGKATIKMESFPEIMKIATVMKEHPELMFSIEGHTDSDGDPTKNKILSDDRSKAIKEALIKMGIDSQRLESRGFGQSKPIDTNTTKEGKSNNRRVEFVLITPSISAK, via the coding sequence ATGCATTTAAAACGACAGATTAAGCATATATTATTTTCTCTCTTGCTTTTATTCATGTATTCTCATGGATATGGGCAGACTGATGAAAATAGTTCAGGAGTGAGGATTACTCAATCAACTTTGACTAAAGTTAAACTAGTCTATCTAAAGAACAACTTATGTAATGGCGACAATAAAGGTGCCATTGATATAAATGTAACCGGAGGTATCCCTCCGTATTCTTACAAATGGAGTAATGGTGCAACAACACAGGATATTACTGGTCTTAAAGCAGGAACATATAAACTTTATGTTGCAGACTCTTATAAATGTAAGGACTCAATTATAGTGGAAGTTTCGGAGCCTTCTAAATTAAGTGTAGAAACAGATTCTGTAGCGCATATATTATGTTTTGGTTTTAAGAAAGGATTGGTAGAAATATCAGTTAAGGGAGGTGTTGAACCATACAAATATAGTTGGAGTAATGGTGCTACAACTCAGGATATCCATGAAGTACCAGCTGGTACTTATTCTGTTTTGGTTTCTGATGCTAACAACTGTCAGGAGATTTTATCAGTAAATGTTGAGCAAAAACCTTTAATTGTAAGGTCTATTGATGATGTTTCAAATATAAAATGTAGTGGTGATAGCACTGGAAAAGTTGATATTTCGGTTTCAGGTGGGGTTCCACCATATCGTTATTTGTGGAACAATGGATCAACAAAGGAAGACCTTCATAACGTGCCAGCCGGCAAATATTATGTTGTGGTAACAGATGCAAATAATTGCCAGGAAGCATCAACTACAAATGTAAAAGAGCCAGAGAAGCTGACTTTAAAGATAGATGAATTGAAGCATATCAAATGTAATGGAGATAAAGGCGGTGCAATAAATGTTTCAGTTCATGGTGGCGTGGGACCTTTTAAATACAAGTGGAGCAATGGTGCAACAACACAAGATATTACAGGTATCACTGCAGGTTCTTATACTTTAAACATAATTGATTTTAACGGTTGTAAAACAACTATATCTGCTACAATTAATCAGCCTCCATTGTTAAGTGCTGCATTAGGTGAACTTAAAAATGTTAGCTTTTTCGGTGGAAAAGATGGATCGATAAATATTAAAGTGGATGGTGGAGTTCCTCCTTATTCTTATAAATGGACAAATGGCGCAACTACTAAAGATGTTTCAGGACTTCAGGCTGGTAGTTATTCAGTTATAGTATCTGATGCTACCGGATGCGGTAAAACTGTTATAGTAAATATCACACAGCCTCAATTGCTTTCTTTAAAGCTTGATAATCTGAAAGATGTTAAGTGTAATGGAAACAAAGAAGGAGAAATTCAGATTGCTGTAAATGGTGGCGTGGCTCCTTATAAATTTAGATGGAATAATGGTGCGACTACACAGAATCTATCAGGAGTTGGTGCCGGAAATTATTCTGTTGAAGTAATAGATGCTAATGGCATAACTAAAAGTTTAAGTTTTGTTATCAATCAACCTGAACCATTTACATCAAAAGTAGAAGCTGTGGAAAATATTTTATGTAATGGTGATTACAAAGGATCAGTGAATATATCAGTGGGCGGTGGTGTTAAGCCTTATACTTATAAATGGAGTAATGGAACAATTACAGAGGATCTGGTTAATATTCCTGCTGGAAATTATTCAGCCGAAATTAAAGATGCCAATGGTTGTTTAACTTCTGTTAGTACAACAATTACTGAATCTCCTGCAATTGCATTGCAGGTTGGAGAAGTTAAAAATATCCTATGCCATGGAAATAAATCCGGGGCTATTAATGTTTCAGTGAATGGTGGTATAGCTCCATATACTTATTCATGGAGTAACGGTTCTACAACAAAAGATCTTGCTAATATCGGTTCCGGTGATTATTCTCTTAAAGTAACAGATTCTAAGGGGTGTTTTAAAACTGTAAAAGCAAGTATTGCTCAACCAACTCCTCTTACTGTTGATAAGCAATCGTTAAAGGATGTTAGCTGTAATGGTGGTAATAATGGAGCAGTAAACATTGCAGTAGCAGGTGGTGTTCTTCCATATACATATAAATGGAGCAATGGAACAACTTCAAAAGACCTTAGTAATGCGGTAGCTGGAAGTTATACTGTAAATGTTTCAGACGCTAATGGATGTACTAATTCCCTAAGTGCTACCATTACTCAGCCAACTAAAGTAGTTTCTACTTTGGAAGCAGTAACGAATATTAATTGTAATGGAGACAGCAAAGGTGCTGTTAATATCTCAGTTTCTGGTGGTGTTCTTCCTTATTCATATAAATGGAATAATGGAGCTACTACTCAGGACTTAGTGGGTGTTAAGGCAGGTTCCTATTCTGTGAGCATTGCAGATGCTCATGGATGTAAGGATACTTTATCTGCGAAAATCAATCAAAATTCTTTGATGGAAGTTTCTGTAGAATCATCTAAAGACATTAAATGTTTTGGTGAAAGTAAAGGAGCTGTAAATATTACAGTTAAAGGTGGTGTTACTCCATATACATATATTTGGAATAATGGTGCGGTTACTCAGAATATTTTAGATGTTCCAGCTGGCTTGTATTCAGTAACAGTTACTGATGCTGTTGGATGTAAAAAAGTAACTAGCTCTAAAATATCAGAGCCTGTATTATTTCAAGCTAATCTTGATGGTGTGACAGATGTTAAATGTCATGGTGATAGCACAGGAGCAATTCAGGTATCTGCTAAAGGAGGGGTAACGCCTTACTCTTATAGATGGTCTAATGGGGCTACTTCTGAAGATATTTCCAAATTAAAAGCTGGCTCTTACTCTTTGAAAGTATCTGATGCGAATGGATGTACTGAAAATATTTCAGCTAATATATCTCAACCAACTACTCTCATTACTTCCATCGAATCGATAACAAATGTTGAGTGTAATGGTGAGAATACTGGTATAGTAAATATCTCTGTTAAGGGTGGTACTAGTCCTTACTCTTATGCCTGGAGTAATAGTGCTAAAACGGAAGACTTGACAAACGTTTCTGCTGGTAATTATTCTGTAAAAGTTTCAGATGCCAATGGTTGTTTAAAGTCTTTAACCGCAAATATCACAGCGCCTCCTGCTCTTATTGTAACTCTTGAAGCTGCAAAACATATCAATTGTTATGGAGAGAAAAAAGGTGCAATCAGTGTTTCAGTAAAAGGTGGTGTTGGTCCTTATTCTTATACCTGGAGCAACGGCGCTACTACTGAAGATATTATGGACGTTCCTGCTGGAAACTATACTGTAAGGGTTTCTGATGCAAAAGGTTGTATCACCACTTTAAATCAGGAGATTAATCAGCCTGCTATGTTAACAGCTTCAGTTGATGCCGTTAAAAATATTCCATGTTATGGAGATACTACTGGCTCAATTAATATTTCTGTTAAAGGTGGATCCCTTCCATACAATTTCAAATGGAGTAATGGAGCAACTACTGAAGATCTTAAAGGATTATCAGCAGGGAGCTATACTGTAACTATTACAGATGCTAAAGGTTGCATAGAAACTTTATCTGCTAAGGTTTCAAGCCCTGCTGTATTAACTCAATCTCTGGAGTCTGTGAAGCATGTTCAGTGTAATGGCGAAAAAAGTGGAATTGTAAACATCACTGTTGTTGGTGGTACAGGACCTTATGTTTATAAATGGAGTAACGGAGCAACTACTCAAGACTTAACAGAAGTAGGGGCCGGTTCATATTCTGTCACTCTTTCTGATGCAAATGGTTGTTTGGGTAAAACTATTTCAGCTACAGTAAACCAACCAACAAGCTTAGTTGCAAAAGTCGAATCTGTAAAAAACATTATCCGCTATGGAGAAAACACTGGAGCAATTGCTGTTTCAGTTTCTGGTGGAGTTGCTCCATACAAGTTTAGCTGGAGTAATGGTACCTTTGCTCAGAATTTAGCTGCAGCCCCGGCAGGAAATTATACATGTCTAATTACAGATGCCAATGGATGTTTGAAATCAGTAAGTGCTGTTATCGAAGAACCTTCTTCTTTGGTGGCAACTATAGAATCAGTATCTAATATTCGTTGTGCTGGGGAAGTTTCAGGTGCAATTAATATTGCAGTAACCGGTGGTAACCCTCCTTATTCTTATACTTGGAGCAACGGATCTAGTACAGAAGATCTTACGAATATTCCTGTGGGTGCTTACTCTGTATTGATTAAAGATGCAAATGGAAGTACTCAAACTTTAAAAGCTAATATTACACAACCTTCTACTTTAAAATTAAAAGTAGCTGAAGTTAAAAACCTTTCTTGTTTTGATAATAATTCAGGATCTATAACCACGACGATCACTGGTGGTGTTCCTCCATATAATTTTGTATGGGATAATGGTGCCAGAACCCAAGATTTGAGCGGTATAGCTGCTGGAACATATTCAATAAGCATTACAGACAAGAATGGCTGTATAAATTCAGAGAAAGTTACGGTGAAACAACCGTCGGTACTGACTGCAAAAATAGTTGATGTTAAGAATCTATCTTGTTTTGGTGATAATAAAGGAGCCCTTGATCTTTCAGTTGAAGGTGGGGTGGCACCTTATAGTTATAGCTGGAGCAATGGCGCTAAGGGTCAGGATATTACTGGTTTGAGCAAAGGTAACTACTCAGTAAAAATCATAGATGCTAACGGATGTACTGAAACAGTTGCAGAGTCAATATCTGAACCGGAATTATTGACGGCTAGTATCGCTTCAGTGAAAAGTAACATGTGTGCAGGTGAAAAATCAGGATCAATTAACCTTTCTGTATCAGGTGGAACTGCTCCATATAAGTTCAAATGGAATAGTGGAGATTCACTTCAGAATTTACAGAATTTAAAATCGGGTAAATATAATTTAGCGATATCGGATGCGAAAGGATGTACTGCAAAGGCAGAAGCTACTATAGAGGAACCTAAATTACTTTCTGCTACATTGGATAATCTAAAAGATATTAAGTGTTTTGGTGAAAGTTCTGGTGAAATAAATGTTACTGTTGCTGGTGGAGTTGAACCATACTCATACAACTGGAGCAATGGAGCTACAACTCAGGATATTTCCGGAATTGAAGCAGGTGATTATAACCTCACTGTTACTGATAAAAATGGTTGTACTAATAATAGTATCAAAGTAAATGTTAAACAACCGTCTTTACTTTCCGTGAAGTTGGATTCTGTAAGCAACATCTCTTGTCAGGGAAGCCGTCAGGGATCTATTAATATTTCCGTAACTGGTGGAACTCAACCATATGTATATAACTGGAGTAATGGATCTATTGTGAAGAACATATCTGGCTTATCTGCTGGAAATTATACTGTTAAGATCAAAGATCATAATGGCTGTATGGAGACTCTGACTGCTGATATTTCTGAACCTGCAGAACTAGTAACTGCTATTGAAAGTGTTCGTCATATGAAATGTAATGGTCTTAGTGAAGGTGAAGTCATCGTATCTGTAAGAGGTGGAGTTGCTCCATATAAATTTAAATGGAGTAATGGTGAGACTTCTCAGAATATACAGAATGTTCTTAGTGGAGACTATTCTGTGACTATCACTGATGCTTTAGGATGTAGCAAAACACTTAAAACTACTATTGAGCAACCTGCAATGCTTGTGAAGTCATTAGATGCTATCATGAATCTGAAATGTAATGCAGATACTTCAGGTGAAATTCATGTTAGTGTTAGTGGAGGTGTACCACCTTATAGCTATCAGTGGAACAATGGAGCTACTTCTCAGGATCTTATAAGAGTCCCTGCAGGGGATTATTCACTGACCATTACAGAAGGAAATGGTTGTATAAGCACTATTACAGCAGGAGTTACTGAACCTCCTTTATTTGTAACAAAAATTGCCAAAGTTACAGATATATTGTGTTATGGAGAGAAAAAGGGATCGATTACTCTTGATGTAGAAGGTGGAGTTCCTCCTTATAAATATCAGTGGAGCAATGCTACTAACGGAAGAGACCTTTTTGATCTTCCTGCAGAAAGCTATTCTGCTTTGATAAGTGATGCTAATGGTTGTCTTAATTCTGTATCTGTAGATATCACACAGCCTAATCCGCTTTCACTTAAAATTGACTCTCTATGGACAGTTAAATGTTGCGGTGACAGCAGCGGTGCTATCTTTATTTCAGTTAATGGAGGTGTAGGTCCTTATTCTTATCAGTGGAGCAATGGAAAAACTACTGAAGATGTAATCGGATTGAAGATGGGGCAATATTCTGTTACTGTTACAGACGTTAATGGTTGTTCTGTAAGTACACCTAAAGAAGGTATGACGCTTTATGATCAAATCATGAGTCAAGGTAAATTCGTTACCAGAAATATTTTGTTTGACGTAGGAAAGGCAACTATTAAAATGGAGTCATTCCCTGAGATCATGAAGATTGCTACTGTTATGAAAGAACACCCTGAATTGATGTTCAGTATTGAAGGTCATACAGACAGCGATGGTGATCCGACGAAGAACAAAATTTTATCTGATGACAGATCAAAAGCTATCAAAGAAGCATTGATTAAAATGGGTATAGATAGCCAAAGGCTTGAGTCAAGAGGTTTTGGACAGTCTAAGCCTATAGATACTAATACTACTAAGGAAGGAAAGTCTAATAACAGAAGAGTTGAATTCGTTCTTATTACGCCTTCAATTTCAGCTAAATAA
- a CDS encoding OmpA family protein — protein sequence MKNAFYIILSLCITASGLKSQNLVNNLNAKETEAVLIGIVTDKNKIPEKNIVYTIKSEDKTYNKKGLTDEDGKFTLIVPKGKKYNVKVTKMGFEYDFTSQVPNAKGPLEIVQNYMMTFTMDFRRTYKLEHIYFDPNKWDIKSESQPSLDSLANTFVTNPMFVAEIAGYTDNVGDDADNLRLSQRRANAIRDYLLGKGVDPVRVYAKGYGENYPIASNENTEGRSKNRRTEVKVMFE from the coding sequence ATGAAAAACGCATTTTATATCATTTTATCATTATGTATTACAGCATCAGGTTTAAAATCGCAGAACCTTGTGAACAATCTTAATGCTAAGGAGACAGAAGCGGTTTTAATAGGAATTGTTACAGATAAGAATAAAATACCGGAAAAAAATATTGTCTATACAATTAAAAGTGAAGATAAAACTTACAATAAAAAGGGACTAACAGATGAAGATGGAAAGTTTACACTCATTGTACCCAAAGGAAAGAAATATAATGTTAAAGTAACAAAAATGGGCTTTGAATATGATTTTACATCTCAAGTGCCCAATGCTAAAGGCCCTCTGGAAATTGTTCAGAATTATATGATGACCTTTACTATGGATTTCAGACGGACCTATAAACTTGAGCATATTTATTTTGATCCTAATAAATGGGATATAAAGAGTGAATCACAACCTTCGTTAGATTCATTGGCCAATACATTTGTTACAAATCCAATGTTTGTTGCTGAGATTGCTGGATATACAGATAATGTTGGAGATGATGCAGATAATCTAAGGTTATCTCAAAGAAGAGCAAATGCTATAAGAGATTATTTATTAGGTAAAGGAGTAGATCCGGTTCGTGTCTATGCCAAAGGATATGGGGAGAATTACCCAATTGCATCTAATGAAAATACAGAAGGTAGAAGTAAGAACAGACGAACAGAAGTAAAAGTGATGTTTGAATAA